Proteins encoded by one window of Bos javanicus breed banteng chromosome 22, ARS-OSU_banteng_1.0, whole genome shotgun sequence:
- the LOC133235721 gene encoding basic proline-rich protein-like, which yields MPHNWIRFLQMQGEKRRKKGSPACSPSDQEHRTATTRQPRTPGRPETGPVIPPPGRAPPRARDRSGAFLPWAAPPSPPLDSLLPEGGRGRPATPKPQLPGRAGPRRPERPARPAPSPLAPARPLYHPKPLPRQRGLRGPLLLILSRRHRPSAAETGTSSAPGRCLHKANVLQMASSKLPSGLYIVEMLADSSYPVSSNCVPSGKVT from the exons ATGCCTCACAACTGGATCAGattcctgcaaatgcagggggaaaaaaggaggaagaaagggtcGCCTGCCTGCAGCCCCTCGGACCAAGAGCACCGAACCGCAACCACGCGCCAGCCACGGACCCCCGGCCGCCCCGAGACGGGACCGGTAATTCCACCGCCAGGCCGGGCCCCGCCCCGGGCCCGCGACCGTTCTGGGGCGTTCCTCCCGTGGGCGGCGCCTCCCTCACCGCCACTTGACTCTCTTCTTCCTGAGGGAGGCCGCGGCCGCCCCGCGACACCGAAGCCGCAGCTTCCAGGCCGCGCGGGCCCGCGACGTCCAGAGCGGCCTGCCAGGCCGGCTCCTTCCCCGCTGGCTCCCGCACGCCCTCTCTACCACCCCAAGCCCTTACCGAGGCAGCGCGGCCTCCGCGGCCCGCTCCTCCTAATCCTTAGCCGCCGCCACCGACCCAGCGCCGCGGAGACCGGAACTTCCTCCGCGCCGGGCCGCTGCCTCCACAAAG CTAATGTTCTTCAAATGGCCAGCTCCAAGCTTCCAAGTGGGTTGTACATTGTTGAAATGCTTGCTGATTCCAGCTACCCAGTATCCTCAAACTGTGTCCCCTCAGGGAAGGTAACCTGA